The genomic region TGGGAAATCCACCGCTGCCGGCCAGCGACGTCCGCCGGAAAAATTGTCCTTGGTCACCGAATGAAACGCCGAGAAACATCGCGCGAAAATCGTTCAGGAATTCGACGACGACAAGTTTGGTCGAATCGGAATCGAACCGCTGGCCGACTGCTCCGCCAATGGCGGCCGGGTTGGCATTGAGTGCAGCCAGGAGGCGACGGCCGGTATCCGGAGCGACAAGGGAATCAGCATGCACAACGAAGACGACATCGCTCCCGGCCGTGCTCGCTCCCGCCGCGATCTGCCGGCCGCGTCCACGCTCGCTTAGCACTACGGTCGCGCCGCTTTGCGCGGCGATTTCGCGGGTGCCATCGACGGAACCGCCGTCGGCGACGATGACTTCGTCCGGCGGCGGCACCATCTGCGCGAGCGAGTGGAGGCAGGCAGAAAGGCCGGCGCCTTCATTTAGCGTCGGAACGACCACCGTGTAATTTTGCACGGGCCGATGCGCGGTGCCGCCCTCAATTCGCCGCCACAACGCAGGCAACGCAATCGCCGCTTCCCGGACCAGCGCCAGACCGAAGGTCAGCCAGATGACATTTTGCGTCCATAGCGGCAGTCCCCAGTCGCGACCGGCGAGCACGTTGGTCACCACGAGGTAGTAGAGCGCCATCACGCCGCTGAGAGTAAGCCAGGCCAGCGAAGGAAACAGCGGGATGAACACCAAGGCCCACGCCACATACCAATAGTGGACTGTCGGCGAGAGCACGACGAGTCCGCCCAAGGTCCAAAACGCTGCGCGCCAGGAGTCGTGATGCGCAAGCGCTACTCCCACGATCCAGATCGCCAGGAGCAGCGTGCAAAACAAAGCCGCCGACGGGCGGTCTCCGAACGCGCTCCACGCGACGGCGTGGATCGAGCCGTTGAAGGCCAAGTTTGATCCGAAATGACGGACCCCCTCCAGCCACGCGGGCGCGTGAGCCATGTAGGGCAACACGGGCAACGCCACGGCCAGCACTCCGAGCCAGACCGTGCGCCACCCGCCGCGTCGAAGCAGGATCGGCACCAGTATGATAGCGACGAGCTTCATTTGCACGGCGAGCGCAAACGCGATCCAACACCAGCGAAGCGATTTTCGCTCGTGCAACCAGAGCGCAAGCAGCACGAAGAAGAGCAGCATCGCATCGAAGTGGGCTTCGCCGGCAAAACCGATCAGCGGAATCGGATTGAACGCATAGAGTCCGGCCAGCCACGGCGCTTGCCCGCGGGCCGCGAGCATGGCGATCAACAGCGCGACTACGCCGAGGTCAAAACCGATGAACACCACCTTGAGCGCGATGGGATGATACCAGAGCCCACCGACCGCCGCGAAAGTCCATTCCGCGACGGGCGGATAGATCGTGCGGAGTCCTTTCTGGTTCATGCCCTCCCAATAGCGGTCGCGCAACGGCTCCCATGCAGGGTCGGATGCGACGCGGGCATACGGGCTCTCGCCCTCCCGCACCAGACGACCTTCCCACAAATACCGGTTCGCGTCCGAATCCGCCGGGTGCGCCAGCAGCGCCAGTCGCGCCAGGAGCGCGACGAGCAGCAGGCTCACGACGGCGGTGTGCCGTGGTTGGTCGCGCGGCCACAAGAAAGTTACGGCCAGCCCGGCAGGAAGCAGCAGGGCGAACCCCGCAATCCGCGCATACGGATGCGCGTGAATCCACGCAACGCTTCCCATCGCCACGCACCCCAAAAGCAATCCGCCCACGGCCGCGAGGAACAGTCGCTGCCGGACACCGCCGTGATTCGCAGCCGCGTTTGCCATTCCAGTCTCATTGATCGGCGAGCTATCGAGCGGTTGCGCGCGCACGATGCGGGATTCCCGCTGTTCCAGAAACCCAAACACCGCGACGATCAGGAAACTGGCCGCATACACCGCAAGGAAGGACCCGATCACAAATCGCCCGGTGCTCAGATAGGAAACCAAACTCGCGGCGCAATAGAGCCCCATCGCGAGTTCGATCCACGGCACGAGGGATTTCTGTGAACGATAATGCGTCTTCGTCTGGTCGCCTTGTTTCGGCGTCCGGACGAATTCGCCCGTTTTCCCGAACAGCGCTTCGAGGACGCCGTGAGTGTTGTTGATCGTCAGACCGACACCGAGGCCTGTCAGCACCGGCAGCCAGCGCAGCCGCCAAGGCCAATCGCGATGGAGCGCACGCTGGCTCGCGAGATAGGTGACGTTCGGCGCGAGCACGACGACGGCGAGGGCTGCGATCACAATAGGCAGCCAGTCCGGATGCAGGTTGAGGGGAAAGTGCATCATCACCGGCCACGCCAGCAGGGCGACCACGAGCATCAGCGGATGAATGGCGTAGTGCGTGAGATGGAGGGCGGCCTGAATTTTCGTCCAGACGGGAGCCCCGCTGCACAGGATGCGGGGCAGTAGTTTCCTGGCGGATTGGATCGATCCTTTCGCCCAACGAAACTGCTGGCTTTTGAAGGCACCGAGCGAAGCCGGCAACTCGCCGGGAACCTCGAGTTCGGCGAGATAGTGGGTGCGCCAGCCGACCAGTTGCGCCCGGTAAGAGAGGTCGAGATCCTCCGTGAGCGTATCCGCC from Planctomycetia bacterium harbors:
- a CDS encoding glycosyltransferase, which encodes MVATQIPLFNEANVAERAIRAVAAIDYPRDRHEIQVLDDSDDETRGIVDRVAVELRTQGHRIVIVRRADRVGFKAGALALGLTKTAAEYVAIFDADFVPPRNFLRNTLPFFFSNQRLGLVQARWGHLNDAASMLTRVQAIGIDGHFMVEQSARTFNGLFMNFNGTAGIWRRQAIVDAGGWSADTLTEDLDLSYRAQLVGWRTHYLAELEVPGELPASLGAFKSQQFRWAKGSIQSARKLLPRILCSGAPVWTKIQAALHLTHYAIHPLMLVVALLAWPVMMHFPLNLHPDWLPIVIAALAVVVLAPNVTYLASQRALHRDWPWRLRWLPVLTGLGVGLTINNTHGVLEALFGKTGEFVRTPKQGDQTKTHYRSQKSLVPWIELAMGLYCAASLVSYLSTGRFVIGSFLAVYAASFLIVAVFGFLEQRESRIVRAQPLDSSPINETGMANAAANHGGVRQRLFLAAVGGLLLGCVAMGSVAWIHAHPYARIAGFALLLPAGLAVTFLWPRDQPRHTAVVSLLLVALLARLALLAHPADSDANRYLWEGRLVREGESPYARVASDPAWEPLRDRYWEGMNQKGLRTIYPPVAEWTFAAVGGLWYHPIALKVVFIGFDLGVVALLIAMLAARGQAPWLAGLYAFNPIPLIGFAGEAHFDAMLLFFVLLALWLHERKSLRWCWIAFALAVQMKLVAIILVPILLRRGGWRTVWLGVLAVALPVLPYMAHAPAWLEGVRHFGSNLAFNGSIHAVAWSAFGDRPSAALFCTLLLAIWIVGVALAHHDSWRAAFWTLGGLVVLSPTVHYWYVAWALVFIPLFPSLAWLTLSGVMALYYLVVTNVLAGRDWGLPLWTQNVIWLTFGLALVREAAIALPALWRRIEGGTAHRPVQNYTVVVPTLNEGAGLSACLHSLAQMVPPPDEVIVADGGSVDGTREIAAQSGATVVLSERGRGRQIAAGASTAGSDVVFVVHADSLVAPDTGRRLLAALNANPAAIGGAVGQRFDSDSTKLVVVEFLNDFRAMFLGVSFGDQGQFFRRTSLAGSGGFPKLPLMEDVEFSLRLRSAGSALYLGGGLVSSDRRWRRENWFQRCLMVVVM